A genomic window from Fusarium oxysporum Fo47 chromosome X, complete sequence includes:
- a CDS encoding arabinofuranosidase has translation MKISNFISASLVALLSSVSYVQAATYSNPLEPRNGGDPSIVWHAGWYYMTSTTWGDVRLRRAKTLNGLKTGESKIIYQSNEPSRCCNVWAPELHNVGGTWHVYFSAGTRANTDNQRSQVLKGGANPWDEFRFAGTLNTPNWAIDGTRLTIDNKNYFVYSCWRSDTGTNLQSLCISLMSSPTTLTGGEFLLSSPTADWERFGDFPVNEGPFALYHGGKTFISFSASFCGSPQYSLGYLTYRGSGDPRQKSNWKKSGRQFTAANGNFGTGHNSFFTSPDGTETWMAYHSTPNAAGSCGDRFANAKKIDWNPDGSPKLGSAPAANQNLAGPRGE, from the exons ATGAAGATATCAAATTTCATCAGCGCAAGCCTCGTGGCTCTGCTGTCTAGTGTCAGTTATGTTCAAGCAGCAACTTACTCCAACCCATTGGAACCCAGAAATGGTGGCGATCCCAGTATCGTCTGGCACGCGGGCTGGTATTACATGACATCAACCACTTGGGGCGATGTCCGTCTTAGAAGGGCAAAAACCTTGAACGGTCTCAAGACTGGAGAGTCAAAGATCATTTATCAGAGCAATGAGCCCAGCAGATGCTGCAATGTTTGGGCTCCCGAATTGCACAATGTTGGCGGAAC ATGGCATGTGTATTTCTCTGCTGGAACCCGAGCCAATACCGACAATCAGCGCTCCCAAGTCCTCAAAG GCGGCGCCAATCCATGGGATGAATTCAGGTTTGCCGGCACCCTCAACACGCCAAACTGGGCCATTGACGGCACCCGGCTCACAATCGACAACAAAAACTATTTCGTCTACTCGTGTTGGAGATCCGATACTGGAACCAACCTTCAAAGTCTTTGTATTTCATTAATGTCCTCACCTACGACTCTCACCGGCGGAGAGTTCCTCCTTTCATCTCCCACTGCCGACTGGGAGAGGTTCGGAGATTTCCCAGTGAATGAGGGGCCATTCGCGCTTTACCACGGAGGAAAGACGTTCATTTCATTCTCTGCGTCCTTTTGTGGATCTCCGCAATACAGTCTCGGATATCTCACGTACAGAGGCAGCGGTGACCCTCGCCAGAAATCCAACTGGAAGAAGTCAGGCCGTCAATTCACTGCTGCCAACGGAAACTTTGGAACAGGTCATAACTC ATTCTTCACTTCGCCCGACGGAACCGAGACTTGGATGGCCTATCACTCCACTCCCAACGCAGCTGGAAGCTGTGGCGACCGCTTCGCCAATGCAAAGAAGATTGACTGGAACCCAGATGGCTCTCCCAAGCTCGGGTCAGCTCCTGCCGCTAACCAGAACCTTGCAGGTCCTCGCGGTGAGTGA
- a CDS encoding putative Arabinan endo-1,5-alpha-L-arabinosidase translates to MVSLRIFAVGSMLAFGAMANSMFARADVNPDPVRGDTFIHDPTVVKKPDGTYLAAFTSNGVGLKVSSDRTTWRDVGAAFPNGAPWTIPYTKGDRNLWAPDLSYHNGQYYMYYSASSFGTSRSAIFLATSKTGASGSWTNQGLVIESFDNSNFNAIDPNLFVDSDGKWWLTFGSFWSGIKLTQLNPKTGKPINKNNLTSIAARPQNGGAIEAPYITKHGNFYYLWAAFDSCCKGTASTYRTMVGRSSKVTGPYADSTGKPMMQGGGNQLLASHGNIHGPGHPAVYTDKDNDVLVYHYYNAAGIAQLGINQIRYVNDWPTVY, encoded by the coding sequence ATGGTATCCCTACGCATCTTTGCCGTTGGCAGCATGCTTGCCTTCGGCGCAATGGCAAACTCAATGTTCGCAAGGGCGGATGTCAACCCAGATCCAGTCAGAGGCGATACCTTTATTCATGACCCTACTGTAGTCAAGAAGCCCGACGGCACCTATCTCGCTGCTTTCACATCCAACGGCGTTGGCCTCAAGGTGTCTTCCGACCGTACTACATGGCGCGATGTCGGCGCTGCATTTCCTAACGGTGCTCCTTGGACTATCCCTTACACAAAGGGCGACAGGAACTTGTGGGCGCCAGATCTATCCTATCACAATGGCCAATACTACATGTATTACTCAGCTTCCAGCTTTGGTACATCTCGATCAGCTATCTTCCTCGCCACGAGTAAAACTGGTGCATCTGGCTCATGGACCAACCAGGGTCTTGTCATAGAATCCTTCGATAACAGCAACTTCAACGCTATCGATCCTAACCTCTTTGTCGATTCGGACGGAAAGTGGTGGCTTACATTTGGCTCCTTCTGGTCGGGTATCAAGCTTACTCAGTTGAACCCTAAGACTGGAAAGCCCATCAACAAGAATAACCTCACGTCTATCGCCGCTCGTCCTCAGAATGGTGGAGCTATTGAGGCCCCTTATATTACAAAGCATGGCAACTTTTATTATCTCTGGGCGGCTTTCGACAGCTGTTGCAAGGGAACCGCGAGTACTTATCGTACCATGGTTGGCCGCTCTTCAAAGGTCACAGGCCCCTATGCCGACAGCACTGGAAAACCTATGATGCAAGGCGGCGGAAACCAACTTCTCGCTAGTCATGGCAATATCCACGGACCCGGCCACCCCGCTGTTTACACCGATAAGGATAACGATGTGTTGGTCTACCATTATTACAATGCCGCTGGTATTGCCCAGCTTGGCATTAATCAGATCCGTTATGTCAATGACTGGCCCACCGTTTACTAA
- a CDS encoding family 43 glycoside hydrolase, whose amino-acid sequence MRWNLLQVVATAALALTASANAVLPRQQKFVGYLITTFSDPVPKVQQYLSNGNDPLSYRKLNNGNPILASTVGDRAVRDLYLVTNSARSEYFIIATDLDINAPGFSWDKATRHGSRGLVIWQSKDLVNWSGPKLRTVEASTAGMTWAPSAVWDDSTSQYYVFWASRHYASNDPGHVGFAGLDKIRYATTKDFATFSAPKDYYAPGIPVIDQEFQYLGTPGHFVRYIKDERTNQVFQERTTGGLFGTWTRNPGFVRNESPREGPLSFRDNNNPDLYHLWMDDYVQYLPFQTTNILKPGIFAQSNAAGFPRGLKHGVVTPLTQAEYNRLQTKYP is encoded by the exons ATGCGTTGGAACTTACTTCAAGTCGTCGCAACCGCGGCTTTGGCACTCACTGCCTCTGCCAATGCGGTGTTACCTCGTCAGCAGAAGTTCGTTGGCTACCTCATTACAACTTTCTCCGATCCGGTACCCAAAGTCCAGCAGTATCTTTCCAACGGCAATGACCCCCTCAGTTACAGAAAGCTAAACAACGGGAATCCTATTCTTGCCTCCACTGTTGGCGACCGGGCCGTTAGAGACCTTTATCTTGTCACTAACAGTGCTCGCTCCGAATACTTTATTATTGCTACTG ACCTTGACATCAACGCTCCTGGCTTTAGCTGGGACAAAGCTACCCGTCATGGTAGCCGCGGCCTCGTTATCTGGCAGTCAAAGGATCTCGTCAACTGGTCTGGCCCCAAACTACGTACGGTTGAAGCCAGCACAGCTGGTATGACTTGGGCCCCCTCTGCCGTTTGGGACGATTCCACTAGCCAGTACTACGTCTTCTGGGCATCTCGACACTACGCATCCAACGATCCTGGCCATGTTGGTTTTGCGGGACTCGATAAGATTCGCTACGCAACAACTAAGGACTTTGCTACTTTCAGTGCACCCAAAGACTATTACGCCCCTGGCATTCCAGTGATCGACCAAGAATTCCAGTACCTTGGGACCCCTGGTCATTTCGTTCGTTACATCAAAGACGAGAGAACCAACCAAGTGTTTCAAGAGCGAACCACGGGTGGTCTATTTGGAACCTGGACCCGCAACCCTGGATTTGTCCGAAATGAGTCTCCCCGTGAAGGTCCTTTATCGTTCCGAGATAACAATAATCCCGACTTATACCATCTCTGGATGGATGATTACGTCCAATACCTTCCTTTCCAAAccaccaacatcctcaaaCCAGGCATTTTTGCGCAATCCAATGCTGCTGGTTTCCCTCGTGGTTTGAAGCATGGTGTTGTTACTCCCCTCACCCAAGCTGAATACAACAGACTTCAGACTAAGTACCCCTAA
- a CDS encoding chaperonin 10-like protein has protein sequence MAQQSIPKTMKALRLVKFNENYQLRHDVPVPEPGSGELLIRVAAASFCHTDYQVYQGTYKTHLPFTGSHEPAGTITSLGSDVPGDWKVGDRVGVLNFRKPCDDCNGCRWRRSRYGTLDARYCENKTMNGIVKSDGGFAEYMITSHYSLVHLPDDVSFEQAAPLMCAGATVWNAIKETGLEKGQSLALVGIGGLGVLGVQFAKALGYRVVASDNHEASLKLASGVPEHLRPDLIVNSGDKDATQKISDFTDGEGLHGVVVCTDSVAATDWALHRLQPRGTCIALGLPDEGFRFDAFNLVFREINVKGSLHCSTDEVKKMIDAVSEHGIVSHLTILPLEEGEDIPQRVAAHEFSGRLVVKMQ, from the exons ATGGCGCAGCAATCAATCCCCAAGACAATGAAGGCCTTGAGGCTGGTAAAG TTTAATGAGAATTACCAGCTCCGCCACGATGTCCCAGTCCCTGAACCCGGTTCAGGCGAGCTTCTCATCCGCGTTGCCGCTGCCAGCTTCTGCCACACTGACTACCAAGTCTATCAAGGTACTTACAAGACCCACCTACCATTCACAGGTTCTCACGAACCAGCTGGTACCATTACCAGCCTGGGGTCTGATGTGCCCGGTGACTGGAAGGTTGGTGACCGAGTTGGTGTCTTGAACTTCAGAAAACCCTGTGATGACTGTAACGGGTGCAGATGGCGAAGGAGCAGATACGGTACATTGGACGCTCGCTACTGTGAGAATAAGACCATGAACGGAATTGTTAAGTCGGACGGTGGTTTTGCCGAGTATATGATCACTTCGCATTATTCGCTAGTTCATCTCCCAGACGATGTGTCATTTGAGCAGGCGGCTCCATTGATGTGTGCCGGT GCTACAGTCTGGAACGCAATCAAGGAGACAGGCCTGGAAAAAGGGCagtccttggccttggtcgGCATCGGCGGCCTGGGTGTGCTAGGTGTACAGTTTGCCAAGGCTTTGGGTTATCGAGTCGTTGCCAGTGATAACCATGAGGCCAGCCTGAAGCTTGCTTCGGGGGTGCCGGAACACCTCCGACCTGACTTAATAGTCAACTCGGGCGATAAAGACGCTACTCAGAAGATTTCTGACTTTACAGACGGCGAGGGACTACATGGAGTTGTTGTCTGTACCGATAGTGTGGCTGCCACAGACTGGGCGTTGCATCGCCTTCAGCCAAGAGGCACCTGTATAGCCCTCGGCTTGCCAGATGAAGGCTTTAGGTTTGATGCCTTCAACCTGGTATTCCGAGAGATCAACGTCAAAGGTTCTCTTCACTGCAGCACAGACGAAGTTAAAAAGATGATCGATGCAGTTTCTGAGCACGGCATTGTCAGCCACCTGACCATACTGCCGCTGGAGGAAGGCGAGGATATTCCCCAGAGAGTAGCGGCTCATGAGTTTAGCGGTCGGCTGGTTGTAAAGATGCAGTAG